The Bacteroidetes bacterium SB0662_bin_6 genome contains a region encoding:
- a CDS encoding metal ABC transporter permease, whose product MTQGEIEIQLLAVVVAAACALPGTFLVLRQMAMMSDAISHAILPGIVIAFFLTHNLNSPLLILAAAATGVLTVMLVELLMSTRLVREDAAIGLTFPVLFSIGIILIARYAGDVHLDTDAVLLGEPAFAPFDRLIVGGRDIGPRALYVMSGVGLANVAFIALFYKELKIATFDAGLAAALGFGPVLIHYGLMTFVSITAVAAFDAVGSILVVAMMVAPSAAAYLLTDRLRDMILLSVALGAASAVGGFQMARLFDVSIAGAMATVSGIVFLSVWLGAPRYGILAGRQRRIRQKWEFAEKMLAIHLFNHEGLPEADIEHRIGHLEEHLAWERDFARRVVRRAQSNGLVRQVDDDMLVLTPRGREAASEAIENL is encoded by the coding sequence ATGACCCAGGGCGAGATTGAAATTCAACTCCTCGCGGTGGTGGTGGCCGCGGCGTGCGCGCTGCCGGGCACGTTTCTCGTGCTGCGCCAGATGGCCATGATGAGCGACGCCATCAGCCATGCGATCCTGCCGGGCATTGTAATTGCCTTCTTCCTGACCCACAACCTCAACTCCCCCCTGCTGATTCTGGCCGCAGCCGCCACGGGCGTGCTCACCGTGATGCTGGTCGAACTCCTCATGTCCACCCGACTGGTCCGGGAAGATGCGGCCATCGGGCTGACATTTCCCGTGCTGTTCAGCATCGGCATTATCCTTATTGCCCGCTATGCCGGCGACGTACACCTCGACACCGATGCGGTGCTGCTGGGCGAACCGGCCTTTGCGCCCTTCGACCGGCTGATCGTCGGGGGCAGGGATATCGGACCACGCGCCCTGTACGTAATGAGCGGCGTCGGGCTGGCGAATGTCGCCTTCATCGCGCTCTTCTACAAGGAACTGAAGATCGCCACGTTCGACGCCGGGCTGGCGGCCGCGCTGGGTTTCGGGCCGGTGCTTATTCATTACGGCCTGATGACCTTCGTGTCCATCACGGCGGTGGCGGCGTTCGACGCGGTGGGATCGATCCTGGTCGTGGCCATGATGGTGGCGCCGTCCGCGGCGGCCTACCTGCTCACCGACCGGCTCCGCGACATGATCCTGCTGAGCGTGGCCCTCGGGGCGGCCTCCGCCGTGGGCGGATTTCAGATGGCCCGCCTTTTCGACGTATCCATTGCCGGCGCGATGGCCACCGTATCGGGCATCGTGTTCCTAAGCGTCTGGCTGGGCGCTCCCCGGTACGGCATCCTTGCGGGACGGCAGCGGCGCATCCGGCAGAAGTGGGAGTTCGCGGAAAAGATGCTCGCCATCCACCTGTTCAACCACGAAGGACTGCCCGAGGCGGACATAGAACATCGTATCGGGCATCTCGAGGAACACCTCGCCTGGGAACGGGACTTTGCGCGGCGGGTCGTCCGCAGGGCGCAGTCGAACGGACTGGTGCGGCAGGTCGATGACGATATGCTGGTGCTGACCCCCCGGGGCCGCGAGGCAGCTTCCGAGGCGATCGAGAACCTGTAA
- a CDS encoding metal ABC transporter permease produces MEQLFSDYTLRMVALGSAVLGIVSGGLGSYAVLRGQSLLGDAISHAALPGIAIAFLLTGSKAPLALMIGAALAGWLSTLWIMSVTGTTRIKYDSMLALTLSVFFGVGLVLLTYIRQRGGAAQAGLDTFLFGQASSLVRRDVITMAIPGGGALLLMTLFWKELKLLAFDPEFGRTMGLPMRRVDLFLTALLVVAIVIGLQTVGVVLMSAMIVAPAAAGRQWTDTLWKMVLLSAGFGAAAGVTGAVLSSAETGLPTGPLIVLCMGVIMVLSLLFAPNRGLAARYLRARRSTGRFQLETVLLDLYALGMQHNDPLRPHPKGAVQAMRANEVPVERLLGRLEKDGLVRRARNGWALTDAGLHNVETLKEERT; encoded by the coding sequence ATGGAGCAACTGTTCAGCGATTATACGCTGCGGATGGTGGCGCTGGGCTCCGCCGTACTGGGCATCGTAAGCGGCGGACTGGGGAGCTACGCCGTATTGCGCGGGCAAAGCCTGCTGGGCGACGCCATTTCCCATGCGGCACTGCCCGGCATTGCGATCGCGTTTCTGCTGACGGGAAGCAAGGCGCCCCTTGCGCTGATGATCGGCGCGGCGCTGGCGGGATGGCTTTCGACGCTCTGGATCATGTCTGTCACCGGAACCACCCGGATCAAGTACGACAGCATGCTCGCCCTGACCCTGTCCGTATTCTTTGGCGTGGGCCTGGTGCTATTGACCTATATCCGGCAGCGGGGCGGAGCCGCACAGGCCGGCCTCGACACGTTTTTGTTCGGGCAGGCCTCCTCCCTCGTCCGGCGCGATGTCATTACGATGGCCATTCCGGGGGGTGGAGCACTCCTCCTGATGACCCTCTTCTGGAAAGAACTGAAACTGCTGGCCTTCGACCCGGAGTTCGGGCGTACGATGGGCCTCCCCATGCGCCGCGTGGATCTTTTTCTGACGGCGCTGCTCGTCGTGGCGATCGTGATCGGGTTGCAGACCGTCGGTGTCGTGCTGATGAGCGCCATGATCGTGGCGCCTGCGGCGGCCGGACGGCAATGGACGGATACGCTGTGGAAAATGGTACTGCTGTCCGCCGGGTTCGGCGCGGCGGCCGGCGTAACCGGCGCGGTGCTCAGCAGCGCGGAGACCGGCCTGCCCACCGGCCCGCTGATCGTGCTCTGCATGGGCGTCATCATGGTCCTGTCGCTATTGTTCGCGCCCAATCGCGGTTTGGCGGCGCGATACCTTCGGGCCCGCCGGAGCACGGGGCGTTTCCAACTGGAAACCGTGCTGCTGGATCTCTATGCCCTCGGCATGCAGCACAACGATCCGCTGCGCCCCCACCCGAAGGGGGCCGTGCAGGCCATGCGCGCGAACGAGGTCCCTGTGGAGCGCCTGCTGGGGCGTCTTGAAAAGGACGGCCTTGTCCGTCGAGCCAGAAACGGGTGGGCGCTCACCGACGCCGGCCTGCACAACGTGGAAACCCTGAAAGAGGAGCGGACATGA
- a CDS encoding metal ABC transporter ATP-binding protein, with product MNIRVNDTAAIEVRDLTVAYRDRPVLWDIDLTVPSGVLMAVVGPNGAGKTTFIKALLDLLKISAGRIRFFGSPYEACRQQIAYVPQRGSVDWDFPTSVLDVVMMGRYGELGWIRRPGRRERERAREALRRVGMEDFASRQIRQLSGGQQQRVFLARALVQDARVYLMDEPLQGVDAVTERAIIDLLRDLRERGRTLLVVHHDLQTVTEYFDHVMLLNVRRIASGPVDEAFTPDNLRLAYGGRIAFLRSADAAGGSGPADVIAP from the coding sequence GTGAATATCCGCGTGAACGACACGGCGGCCATAGAAGTGCGCGACCTGACGGTCGCCTACCGGGACCGGCCTGTCCTGTGGGACATCGACCTTACCGTGCCCTCCGGCGTGCTCATGGCGGTCGTGGGTCCTAACGGCGCCGGAAAAACCACCTTCATCAAGGCCCTGCTGGACCTCCTGAAGATATCCGCCGGGCGCATCCGCTTCTTCGGATCCCCGTACGAGGCATGCCGGCAGCAGATCGCCTATGTGCCGCAACGGGGCAGCGTGGATTGGGATTTCCCGACCAGCGTACTCGACGTGGTGATGATGGGGCGGTACGGAGAGTTGGGGTGGATCCGAAGGCCGGGCAGACGCGAGCGCGAACGCGCCCGGGAAGCCCTGCGAAGGGTGGGGATGGAAGATTTCGCCTCCCGGCAGATCCGGCAACTGTCCGGCGGGCAGCAGCAGCGCGTTTTTCTGGCGCGCGCACTGGTGCAGGATGCCCGGGTCTACCTGATGGACGAACCGTTGCAGGGGGTCGACGCCGTCACCGAACGCGCCATTATCGACCTGCTGCGCGACCTGCGGGAAAGGGGGCGCACGCTACTGGTCGTACACCACGACCTGCAAACCGTCACGGAGTACTTCGATCATGTGATGCTGCTGAATGTGCGGCGGATCGCTTCCGGTCCGGTGGACGAAGCGTTTACGCCGGACAACCTGCGCCTTGCGTACGGCGGACGCATCGCCTTTCTGCGGAGTGCGGACGCCGCCGGAGGGAGTGGCCCCGCGGACGTTATCGCCCCGTAG
- a CDS encoding manganese transporter: protein MRSYAFLLAVLLSAGMVTSCGQTRGNDTALPDRLSVVATTSMIADLATQIGGEHVSVTGLMGPGVDPHLYKASAGDVTRLSGADVILYNGLHLEGKMADVFERMRQRGIPVFAVAEESVTGEDLIDSDLFQGNYDPHIWFDVPLWQGAARRVQEILAEADPLRAAAYRERLASYLAEMDRTHAYVRERTAAVPADRRVIVTSHDAFGYFGRAYGFEVHGLQGISTAAEAGTADVQQLADLVAARRIPAMFVESSISPRGIEAVQEAVRARGFEVGIGGTLYGDALGDPDSQAGTYLGMMRQNIDTIVAALAGDPV, encoded by the coding sequence ATGCGATCGTACGCCTTCCTCCTCGCAGTCCTGCTCTCCGCCGGCATGGTCACTTCATGCGGGCAAACGCGCGGCAACGACACGGCCCTTCCGGACCGGCTCAGTGTCGTCGCCACCACCAGTATGATCGCCGATCTGGCGACGCAGATAGGCGGCGAACACGTATCGGTGACCGGCCTTATGGGCCCGGGCGTGGACCCGCACCTGTACAAGGCCAGCGCCGGGGACGTGACCCGCCTGAGCGGGGCCGACGTGATCCTGTACAACGGGTTGCATCTGGAAGGGAAAATGGCCGACGTGTTCGAGCGGATGCGCCAGCGCGGGATCCCCGTATTCGCCGTGGCCGAAGAAAGCGTGACCGGGGAAGACCTGATCGATTCGGACCTGTTTCAGGGCAACTACGACCCCCATATCTGGTTCGACGTGCCCCTTTGGCAGGGTGCGGCGCGGCGCGTACAGGAGATTCTTGCGGAAGCCGATCCGCTCCGTGCCGCAGCCTACCGGGAACGTCTCGCCAGCTACCTTGCCGAGATGGACCGCACGCATGCGTACGTCCGGGAACGGACCGCCGCGGTTCCGGCGGACCGACGCGTGATCGTCACGTCGCATGACGCGTTCGGGTATTTCGGCAGGGCGTACGGATTCGAGGTGCATGGGCTGCAAGGCATCAGCACGGCGGCGGAAGCCGGCACGGCGGATGTGCAGCAACTGGCCGATCTGGTGGCCGCCCGCAGGATTCCGGCCATGTTCGTCGAATCCTCCATTTCTCCGCGCGGCATAGAGGCCGTGCAGGAAGCGGTGCGGGCGCGGGGTTTCGAAGTAGGGATCGGAGGAACGCTCTACGGCGATGCCCTCGGAGATCCCGATTCGCAGGCGGGGACTTACCTCGGCATGATGCGCCAGAACATCGACACCATCGTGGCCGCCCTTGCCGGGGACCCGGTGTGA
- a CDS encoding ABC transporter ATP-binding protein: MSKPKEDTQGFDGRLLRRIVRYLAPYKWWVLAAFVLTAGASFLGPLRPRLVQEAIDSYIVPGDLEGLQGIVLLLVGALVGEGIFSLMQGYLTQWIGQNAIYDLRTKVFRHIQRQPLRFFDRTPVGRLITRTTSDVEALSDVLSAGVVVILGNLFRIAFILYFMFSLNWVLALVVLAVMPAMAYGVFQFRRKVRVQYRETRKQVARLNSFLQEHISGMHIVQAFNREREEMKRFSGINHEHRAAQIKTIFYFALFWPMVDIVASTALGLVIWFGGLQAMAGTLTIGVLIAFIQFSRQFFEPIRNLSDQYNTLQSAMAGAERIFGLLDEDASLAEKETPVVLDRVQGRIEFRNVWFSYRPEDENGERETDWILRDVSFVVEPGQQVAIVGATGAGKTTIINTLLRFYDIQRGGIFIDGVDIRDLRLAELRRRVGLVLQDVFLFSGSISHNLTLNDPGITEADMRRASELVGADAFIRKLPDGYGQDVRERGASLSHGQRQLLSFVRALVYDPEFLVLDEATSSVDTETERLIELALEKLMAGRTSLVVAHRLSTIQHSDRILVMHKGQIREQGAHQELLAMDGLYRRLYELQYAEQEGQQAA; the protein is encoded by the coding sequence ATGTCCAAGCCCAAAGAGGATACCCAAGGCTTCGACGGTCGCCTGCTGCGCCGCATCGTGCGCTATCTGGCTCCCTACAAGTGGTGGGTGCTGGCGGCGTTCGTGCTGACGGCAGGCGCTTCTTTTCTGGGGCCGCTCCGCCCCCGGCTGGTGCAGGAGGCCATCGACAGTTATATCGTGCCGGGGGATCTGGAAGGGTTGCAGGGGATCGTGCTTCTTCTGGTGGGCGCCCTGGTCGGCGAGGGCATTTTTTCGCTCATGCAGGGGTATCTGACGCAGTGGATCGGGCAGAATGCGATCTACGACCTGCGCACGAAGGTTTTTCGCCATATCCAGCGGCAGCCGCTTCGTTTTTTCGACCGCACGCCCGTCGGCCGGCTGATCACGCGGACGACGAGCGACGTGGAGGCGCTCAGCGACGTGTTGTCAGCGGGCGTGGTCGTCATTCTGGGCAACCTGTTCCGGATCGCCTTCATCCTGTATTTCATGTTCTCCCTGAACTGGGTGCTGGCGCTGGTCGTGCTGGCCGTGATGCCCGCCATGGCGTACGGGGTCTTCCAGTTTCGCCGCAAGGTGCGCGTACAGTACCGGGAAACCCGCAAGCAGGTGGCGCGGCTCAATTCGTTCCTGCAGGAGCACATTTCGGGGATGCACATCGTGCAGGCGTTCAACCGGGAACGGGAGGAGATGAAGCGGTTCAGCGGCATCAATCACGAGCACCGCGCCGCGCAGATCAAGACCATCTTCTACTTTGCGCTCTTCTGGCCGATGGTGGACATCGTGGCGTCCACGGCGCTGGGTCTGGTCATCTGGTTCGGGGGGCTGCAGGCCATGGCCGGGACGCTCACGATCGGCGTGCTCATCGCCTTTATCCAGTTTTCCCGGCAGTTTTTCGAACCCATCCGCAATCTTTCGGACCAGTACAACACGTTGCAGAGCGCGATGGCCGGCGCGGAGCGCATTTTCGGGCTGCTCGATGAGGACGCTTCGCTTGCCGAAAAAGAGACGCCTGTCGTGCTCGACCGCGTGCAGGGGCGCATCGAGTTCCGGAATGTCTGGTTTTCGTATCGCCCGGAAGACGAGAACGGCGAACGGGAAACGGACTGGATTCTGCGCGACGTGTCGTTTGTGGTGGAGCCGGGGCAGCAGGTGGCTATTGTGGGGGCGACGGGGGCCGGGAAGACGACGATCATCAACACGCTCCTGCGTTTCTACGATATTCAGCGGGGCGGTATTTTCATCGACGGGGTGGATATCCGGGACCTGCGTCTTGCCGAACTGCGCCGCCGCGTGGGGCTCGTCCTGCAGGACGTGTTCCTGTTTTCCGGTTCCATTTCCCACAACCTGACGCTGAACGATCCGGGCATTACCGAGGCGGACATGCGGCGGGCTTCCGAACTGGTGGGCGCCGACGCCTTCATCCGCAAACTCCCCGACGGGTACGGGCAGGACGTGCGCGAACGGGGCGCCTCGCTTTCACACGGACAGCGGCAGTTGCTTTCGTTCGTGCGGGCCCTCGTGTACGATCCCGAGTTTCTTGTGCTGGACGAGGCGACGTCCAGTGTGGATACCGAAACCGAACGCCTCATCGAGCTGGCCTTGGAGAAACTGATGGCGGGCCGTACGTCTCTTGTGGTCGCGCACCGGCTGTCCACCATCCAGCATTCCGATCGGATCCTCGTCATGCACAAGGGCCAGATCCGCGAGCAGGGCGCGCATCAGGAATTGCTGGCGATGGACGGCCTGTACCGCCGGTTGTACGAGTTGCAATATGCAGAACAGGAAGGGCAGCAGGCCGCCTGA
- a CDS encoding 4-carboxymuconolactone decarboxylase, with product MTAYYESHHLSRFGDIGKGNKELADLFFAWYGKVFEEGALTVREKALIALAVAHTVQCPYCIDAYTDECLGKGADLEQMTEAVHVASAIRGGASLVHGIQMLEQAEAQTM from the coding sequence ATGACCGCCTATTACGAATCGCACCACCTGTCCCGCTTCGGCGATATCGGGAAGGGGAACAAGGAGTTGGCCGATCTTTTCTTTGCCTGGTACGGAAAAGTGTTCGAGGAAGGCGCCCTCACGGTGCGCGAAAAGGCGCTGATCGCGCTGGCCGTGGCGCATACCGTACAGTGCCCCTATTGTATCGACGCCTACACGGACGAGTGCCTCGGGAAGGGGGCGGACCTCGAGCAGATGACGGAGGCCGTGCATGTGGCGAGCGCCATTCGGGGCGGGGCTTCGCTGGTGCACGGCATACAGATGCTGGAGCAGGCCGAAGCACAAACAATGTAA
- a CDS encoding radical SAM/Cys-rich domain protein, translating to MEVSTEFIALTQLPSGDGSSLEIEGPRVTTSLRYRREPLARPEEQLRVLNAVEIDAGPSKTGDFDRDLAVSGWGRLAPARLDVFQINVGKLCNMTCRHCHVDSGPDRTEENMDRETVDACLRAIDLSGAHTVDLTGGAPELNPHFRYLVDECVRRGKHVIDRCNLTILMTRRFADLPEWMAERGVEVVCSLPHYRQSGTDAQRGEGTYERSIAAIRKLNAAGYGQGDADRILTLVTNPVGAFLAASQQSLEREWKEALARNHGIAFDRLIALNNMPMSRYLEWLADRGLVEEYMHRIVQAFNPAAIPGLMCRNTLSVSWDGYLYDCDFNQQLDMRLDLPGGLRPHVRDFDLEAWRRHAVRTARHCYGCTAGAGSSCGGQMV from the coding sequence ATGGAAGTGTCCACTGAATTCATTGCGTTGACGCAGCTCCCCAGCGGGGATGGCAGCTCGCTCGAGATCGAGGGGCCAAGGGTTACCACCAGTCTCCGGTACCGGCGCGAGCCGCTTGCCCGGCCGGAAGAGCAGTTACGTGTGCTGAACGCGGTCGAAATCGACGCAGGCCCCTCGAAAACGGGGGATTTCGACAGGGATCTGGCGGTTTCGGGGTGGGGGCGTCTGGCGCCTGCGAGGCTGGATGTGTTCCAGATCAATGTCGGCAAGCTGTGCAACATGACCTGCCGGCATTGCCATGTCGATTCGGGGCCGGACCGGACGGAGGAGAACATGGACCGGGAAACGGTGGACGCCTGTCTGCGGGCGATCGATCTGTCCGGGGCGCATACGGTCGATCTGACGGGCGGCGCGCCGGAACTGAATCCTCATTTCAGGTACCTCGTGGACGAGTGCGTCCGGCGCGGAAAGCATGTCATCGACCGGTGTAACCTGACCATTCTGATGACGCGGCGCTTTGCCGATCTGCCGGAGTGGATGGCCGAGCGGGGGGTGGAGGTCGTATGTTCGCTGCCGCATTACCGGCAGTCGGGCACGGACGCGCAGCGGGGGGAGGGGACGTATGAGCGGAGCATTGCCGCGATCCGCAAGCTGAATGCCGCGGGATACGGCCAGGGGGATGCGGACCGGATATTGACGCTGGTGACGAATCCGGTCGGGGCGTTTCTTGCGGCCAGCCAGCAGTCGCTCGAAAGGGAATGGAAGGAGGCGCTGGCGCGGAATCACGGGATCGCGTTCGACCGCCTGATTGCGCTCAACAATATGCCGATGTCCCGGTATCTCGAATGGCTGGCGGACAGGGGGCTTGTCGAGGAATATATGCACCGGATCGTGCAGGCCTTCAATCCGGCGGCCATTCCGGGGTTGATGTGCCGCAATACGCTGTCGGTATCCTGGGACGGGTATTTGTACGATTGCGATTTCAACCAGCAACTCGATATGCGGCTCGATCTGCCTGGCGGTCTGCGCCCGCATGTGAGGGATTTCGATCTGGAGGCGTGGCGCCGGCATGCGGTGCGGACGGCGCGGCACTGTTACGGATGCACGGCAGGGGCCGGGAGTTCGTGTGGCGGGCAGATGGTGTAG
- a CDS encoding DEAD/DEAH box helicase: protein MKDLVLKFLPRDWQVRALEKWKPERRGIVKVVTGGGKTVFAQMCLQVFFEEAKNGQALIIVPTVSLLDQWWVALQEEAGVSPDDIGLISGQETCGGNEPIMISVINSARSFTEEFSKDRTLFLIVDECHRAGSPANAKALLGKFVATLGLSATPEREYDEGFEEYIAPRLGPIIHEYTYVDASRDGVISPFSLTNVRIDLLPDEEEKYRKYSRSIASVLRAGSGDDADDKLKRLLQLRAAVSTNATRRIPVAVKLVEFHKGERAVVFHERIGAANHILSVLIDRGHRATIYHTKIGPAVRRDNLRLFRKGLFDVLVCCRALDEGINVPEASVAVVASSTASHRQRIQRLGRILRAAKGKDMASVYTIFATEEERKRLEEEEENLEGITSVSWHQGQTETDA, encoded by the coding sequence ATGAAAGATTTGGTTCTCAAGTTCCTGCCACGTGATTGGCAAGTGCGTGCGCTCGAAAAATGGAAGCCGGAGCGGCGCGGGATAGTCAAGGTCGTTACCGGAGGCGGGAAAACGGTCTTTGCTCAGATGTGCCTGCAGGTGTTCTTCGAGGAGGCGAAGAACGGTCAGGCATTGATAATAGTCCCAACCGTTTCGCTGCTTGATCAATGGTGGGTCGCACTCCAGGAAGAGGCCGGTGTTTCACCTGATGATATTGGTCTGATCAGCGGGCAGGAGACCTGCGGGGGAAACGAGCCTATCATGATATCGGTGATCAATTCTGCGAGGAGCTTCACCGAAGAGTTCTCAAAAGATCGCACCTTGTTCCTGATTGTCGATGAGTGTCACCGGGCCGGGTCGCCCGCCAATGCAAAGGCGCTGTTGGGAAAATTTGTAGCAACACTTGGTCTTTCTGCCACACCCGAGCGTGAATACGACGAGGGCTTTGAGGAGTACATCGCACCGCGTCTCGGTCCGATCATTCATGAATACACTTACGTTGACGCATCCCGCGACGGGGTGATTAGTCCCTTTTCTCTGACCAATGTACGGATTGATCTTCTCCCCGATGAGGAAGAGAAATATCGCAAGTACTCCCGTTCAATTGCGAGTGTACTACGCGCCGGATCGGGTGATGATGCTGATGATAAATTAAAACGTTTGCTACAACTGCGTGCAGCAGTATCTACCAATGCCACGCGTCGCATCCCTGTAGCAGTTAAACTCGTCGAATTTCACAAGGGTGAGCGAGCGGTTGTCTTTCACGAACGGATTGGTGCGGCAAACCACATTCTTTCGGTTCTAATAGATAGGGGGCACCGGGCGACAATCTACCACACCAAAATCGGTCCCGCAGTACGGCGCGATAATCTGAGACTTTTCCGAAAAGGGCTGTTCGACGTGCTGGTTTGCTGCCGGGCGCTTGATGAGGGGATTAACGTACCGGAGGCTAGCGTTGCGGTAGTGGCTAGTTCGACAGCAAGTCATCGTCAGAGGATTCAGAGACTCGGGAGGATATTGCGGGCAGCTAAGGGCAAAGATATGGCGTCGGTTTATACGATTTTCGCAACTGAGGAAGAGAGGAAGCGCCTTGAAGAAGAAGAGGAAAACCTCGAAGGGATCACCTCTGTTTCGTGGCACCAAGGACAGACTGAAACCGATGCCTAG
- a CDS encoding site-specific DNA-methyltransferase, translated as MIDTIKQGDCIELMAEMPDGCVDLVITDPPFAIDFKAVRHNYNRKGSRVLKGYSEVAKNDYQAFTLAWLSEATRLLKDSGSMYIFSGWNHLKEILIAIDECKLTTVNHLIWKYQFGVVTKRKYVTSHYHCLFVCKDDKKRQFSPYCRFDKDAKTPSGGSAHYEDKEDVWTINREYWTGAVKTPTKLPAALIEKILDYSSKKGDLVMDPFLGSGQVAIVSKMKERHYVGFEIVPEYYDFARDRLASGKYLIQQKKQPEIRDLFSEGVSRSPSPHQVTLC; from the coding sequence ATGATTGATACCATAAAGCAGGGGGATTGCATTGAGTTGATGGCTGAAATGCCAGACGGCTGTGTTGATTTGGTCATAACCGACCCACCGTTTGCCATTGATTTCAAAGCGGTACGGCACAATTACAACCGTAAAGGAAGTCGGGTCCTTAAGGGATATAGCGAGGTTGCCAAAAACGATTACCAAGCTTTCACACTAGCTTGGCTTTCAGAAGCAACGCGCTTGCTGAAAGATTCCGGGAGCATGTACATATTCTCAGGGTGGAATCATCTGAAGGAGATACTTATCGCAATTGACGAATGCAAACTGACTACAGTTAATCACCTGATTTGGAAATACCAGTTTGGTGTTGTAACAAAGCGCAAATATGTAACTTCCCACTATCATTGCCTGTTTGTCTGCAAAGACGACAAGAAGCGGCAATTTTCTCCTTATTGCCGCTTTGATAAGGATGCCAAAACACCGTCCGGCGGATCTGCACACTACGAGGATAAGGAAGATGTGTGGACGATCAATCGGGAATACTGGACCGGCGCAGTCAAGACTCCTACCAAACTACCAGCGGCGCTCATTGAGAAGATACTTGATTATTCCAGCAAGAAGGGAGACCTTGTAATGGATCCCTTCTTAGGTTCCGGCCAGGTTGCAATCGTCAGCAAGATGAAGGAGCGCCACTATGTCGGGTTTGAGATCGTCCCAGAATACTATGACTTTGCACGAGATAGGCTGGCATCCGGGAAATATCTTATTCAGCAAAAAAAGCAGCCGGAAATACGCGATCTTTTCAGTGAAGGCGTATCCCGAAGTCCGTCCCCTCACCAAGTTACACTGTGTTAG
- a CDS encoding patatin-like phospholipase family protein, which yields MTNAGLQQPQRRILSIDGGGILGTFPAAFLAGLEQNLPKPIGSYFDLIAGTSTGGIIALGLAMGLPASELLALYEKRGPEIFGQGRGPFVDYLLRKVRLGRQLVLHKYDPGPLQAVLEEVLGERRIGDANTRLLVPAWNPVARSVYIYKTAHHPRLRNDYKCLAVDAAMATAAAPTYFRQHVTQYAVGLTDGGTWANNPTALAVVEAITILGWPRDTLHVLSIGCLDETYTIRKWAGVGTLGSKVIKLFMDGQSHGAMGVAKLLTGHEHERSAIHRINHPVPLNAFKMDDTRVIQDLKGLGHSLARDRQPVLESVFFTAPAEKFSPIYKLEQSVAKTEEVPTHDH from the coding sequence ATGACAAACGCAGGACTACAACAGCCCCAACGCCGCATCCTGTCCATTGATGGGGGTGGAATCCTTGGAACGTTTCCTGCTGCTTTCCTGGCGGGGCTCGAACAAAACTTGCCCAAGCCGATCGGCAGCTACTTCGATCTGATCGCTGGTACCTCCACCGGTGGAATCATTGCCTTGGGGCTCGCGATGGGGCTGCCTGCGAGCGAACTGCTCGCTCTCTACGAGAAGCGTGGCCCGGAGATCTTCGGCCAGGGCCGTGGACCGTTCGTAGACTATCTCCTCCGCAAAGTGCGGCTCGGACGGCAGTTGGTTTTGCATAAGTACGATCCCGGACCGCTCCAAGCCGTGCTGGAAGAGGTCCTCGGCGAGCGGCGCATCGGTGATGCGAATACGCGGCTACTTGTTCCGGCTTGGAACCCCGTCGCACGCTCCGTCTACATCTACAAGACCGCCCATCACCCGCGACTTCGCAACGACTACAAGTGCCTGGCGGTTGACGCGGCGATGGCCACCGCTGCTGCACCAACCTACTTCCGTCAACATGTGACGCAGTATGCGGTGGGCCTGACCGATGGCGGTACTTGGGCGAATAACCCCACGGCGCTTGCCGTCGTCGAGGCGATTACCATACTGGGCTGGCCGCGCGACACCCTCCACGTCCTGAGCATAGGCTGTCTTGATGAGACCTACACCATTCGCAAGTGGGCGGGAGTCGGGACGCTTGGTTCGAAGGTCATCAAGCTTTTCATGGACGGTCAGTCCCATGGCGCGATGGGAGTCGCCAAGTTGCTTACCGGTCATGAGCACGAGCGGAGTGCGATCCATCGGATCAACCATCCTGTTCCGTTGAACGCCTTCAAGATGGATGACACGCGGGTCATCCAAGATCTCAAGGGGCTGGGCCACTCCTTAGCGCGTGATCGCCAACCAGTCCTCGAATCCGTTTTCTTTACCGCTCCAGCGGAGAAGTTCTCCCCGATTTACAAGCTGGAGCAGTCCGTTGCCAAAACAGAAGAGGTTCCGACCCATGATCATTGA